The Kaustia mangrovi genome has a segment encoding these proteins:
- a CDS encoding Hsp33 family molecular chaperone, with the protein MSSSYDRDRRLQLLGMADDAVLPFEVKSLGVRGRVVRLGDTVADILARHNYPPSVSALLAEAVTLTAMLGSTLKFEGKFILQANSDGPVDMLVADFTTPGQMRGYAHFDLDAVEALEDSGEADASALLGEGYLAMTVDQGDHMERYQGVVPLDGASLSEAANLYFQQSEQLPTDVRLAAGPIVTSGEAGGENWRAGGIMIQHLPDDGEPSPIALSSGDVPEDYEDLMDEQEEDDRWVRGRLLLATVEDHELLDPTLEPERLLYRLFHEDGVVAYPSSAITRHCLCSRSRVADLLRSFPQEDLADMIEDGRITVTCEFCSTDYVFDPGEIVRTH; encoded by the coding sequence ATGAGTTCATCCTATGACCGTGACCGCCGTCTCCAGCTTCTGGGGATGGCAGACGATGCCGTGCTGCCCTTCGAGGTCAAGAGCCTCGGGGTGCGCGGGCGCGTGGTGCGCCTCGGCGATACCGTGGCGGACATCCTCGCGCGCCACAATTATCCGCCGTCCGTGTCGGCGCTGCTCGCGGAGGCGGTGACGCTCACCGCCATGCTCGGCTCCACCCTGAAGTTCGAAGGCAAGTTCATCCTCCAGGCCAACAGCGACGGGCCGGTGGACATGTTGGTGGCCGACTTCACCACGCCGGGGCAGATGCGCGGCTATGCCCATTTCGACCTGGACGCAGTGGAGGCGCTGGAGGACAGCGGCGAGGCCGATGCCTCCGCCCTGCTCGGCGAGGGCTATCTCGCCATGACCGTGGACCAGGGCGACCATATGGAGCGCTATCAGGGCGTCGTGCCACTCGACGGGGCGAGCCTGTCGGAAGCGGCGAACCTCTATTTCCAGCAGTCCGAGCAGCTGCCCACCGATGTGCGCCTCGCCGCCGGCCCGATCGTGACGTCCGGCGAGGCGGGCGGAGAGAACTGGCGCGCCGGCGGCATCATGATCCAGCACCTGCCCGACGACGGCGAGCCGAGCCCGATCGCGCTCAGCTCAGGCGACGTGCCGGAGGATTACGAGGACCTGATGGACGAGCAGGAAGAGGACGACCGCTGGGTGAGGGGCAGGCTGCTTCTCGCCACGGTGGAGGATCACGAGCTCCTCGACCCGACGCTCGAGCCCGAGCGCCTGCTCTACCGGCTGTTCCACGAGGACGGCGTCGTCGCCTATCCCTCCTCGGCCATCACGCGCCACTGCCTGTGCTCGCGCAGCCGCGTGGCCGACCTCCTGCGCAGCTTCCCGCAGGAGGACCTCGCCGACATGATCGAGGACGGCCGGATCACGGTCACCTGCGAGTTCTGCTCGACCGACTACGTCTTCGATCCCGGCGAGATCGTGCGCACGCATTAG
- a CDS encoding aspartate/glutamate racemase family protein encodes MTAGRILVINPNSNETVTAGLDEALKPLRIAGGPAIACMTLTEGPYGIESQRDVESVTLPLARLVEAHTDTDAFVIACYSDPGLHVCREATAKPVFGIQESGVVTALSRGDRFGVVAVAGRSIPRHLRYLRQMGLEARLANERPLDMTVAETASGADTFDRLVAVGGALVEEDGADVVILGCAGMARHRAGLEAALGVPVIDPTQAAVAMAVGAVALARANALAGTPAAP; translated from the coding sequence ATGACGGCAGGTCGCATTCTGGTCATCAACCCGAATTCCAACGAGACGGTGACGGCCGGCCTCGACGAGGCGCTTAAGCCCCTGCGGATCGCCGGCGGCCCGGCCATCGCGTGCATGACGCTGACGGAAGGCCCCTACGGCATCGAGAGCCAGCGCGACGTGGAGAGCGTCACCCTTCCGCTCGCCAGGCTGGTGGAGGCGCACACCGATACGGATGCCTTCGTCATCGCGTGTTATTCCGATCCCGGCCTCCATGTCTGCCGCGAGGCGACGGCGAAGCCCGTCTTCGGCATCCAGGAAAGCGGCGTGGTGACCGCGCTCTCGCGGGGCGACCGGTTTGGCGTCGTCGCGGTCGCCGGCCGGTCGATCCCGCGCCATCTGCGCTATCTGCGCCAGATGGGGCTCGAGGCCCGGCTGGCCAACGAGCGCCCGCTCGACATGACGGTCGCGGAGACCGCGAGCGGGGCCGACACCTTCGACCGGCTGGTCGCGGTCGGCGGCGCGCTGGTCGAGGAGGATGGCGCGGATGTGGTCATCCTCGGCTGCGCGGGAATGGCGCGCCATCGGGCGGGGCTGGAGGCCGCGCTCGGCGTGCCGGTGATCGACCCTACGCAGGCCGCTGTGGCCATGGCCGTCGGCGCGGTGGCGCTCGCCCGCGCGAACGCCCTGGCCGGAACGCCGGCCGCGCCATGA
- a CDS encoding dimethylsulfonioproprionate lyase family protein: MAMSDPVSRAAPEPPAQRLMGCPEWVYLLREFETLYRYGSAGGSRAIRSHRKRVRETLSAVIETNPEIVARTPATKPVAAYLDRALDLGERGSLQGLARALRHVSGRLTWEYGYERVPRTLERKYAYCEVLGPQGPIRADRLILGLVLFAPRTTYPQHSHTEIEESYISVAGAWSENDAAVYAPGSLILNRPGDEHRITTGEHEPCLLAYAWTGPEERLAAPGMKLSSTRRARTARGI; this comes from the coding sequence ATGGCGATGTCCGATCCCGTGTCCCGCGCCGCACCGGAACCGCCCGCGCAGCGCCTGATGGGGTGCCCCGAATGGGTCTATCTCCTGCGCGAGTTCGAGACGCTCTACCGCTACGGCTCGGCCGGCGGCAGCAGGGCCATCCGCAGCCACCGCAAGCGCGTGCGCGAGACCCTGTCGGCGGTGATCGAGACGAACCCGGAGATCGTCGCGCGCACGCCGGCGACCAAGCCGGTCGCAGCCTATCTGGACCGCGCCCTCGACCTCGGCGAGCGGGGCAGCCTGCAGGGGCTCGCCCGCGCGCTCCGCCACGTCTCCGGCCGGCTGACCTGGGAATATGGCTACGAGCGCGTCCCGAGGACGCTGGAGCGCAAATACGCCTATTGCGAGGTCCTCGGCCCACAGGGGCCGATCCGGGCGGACCGGCTGATCCTCGGCCTCGTCCTCTTCGCGCCGCGCACGACCTATCCCCAGCACAGCCACACCGAGATCGAGGAAAGCTACATCTCCGTCGCCGGCGCGTGGTCGGAGAACGACGCGGCTGTCTACGCGCCGGGCTCGCTGATCCTCAACCGCCCGGGCGACGAGCACCGCATCACCACGGGCGAGCACGAGCCGTGCCTTCTCGCCTATGCCTGGACGGGGCCGGAAGAACGCCTCGCAGCCCCGGGCATGAAGCTGTCCTCCACGCGCAGGGCGCGCACCGCGCGCGGCATCTGA
- the apaG gene encoding Co2+/Mg2+ efflux protein ApaG: MYDRTTRSIRVTVTPTFLEDQSSPEEDYFVWAYTIVIENLGSETVQLRTRYWQITDERGRVQEVHGAGVVGEQPVLEPGDSFEYTSGAPLATPSGIMVGAYQMETGSGEMFNVDVPAFALDSPYTQRSLH; encoded by the coding sequence ATGTACGACAGAACGACCCGGTCCATCAGGGTGACCGTCACGCCCACCTTCCTGGAGGATCAGTCCTCGCCGGAGGAGGATTATTTCGTGTGGGCCTACACCATCGTGATCGAGAATCTGGGTTCGGAGACCGTCCAGCTCAGGACGCGCTACTGGCAGATCACCGACGAGCGCGGCCGCGTCCAGGAGGTGCATGGCGCGGGCGTCGTCGGCGAGCAGCCCGTGCTCGAGCCCGGCGACAGCTTCGAATATACGAGCGGCGCGCCCCTCGCCACGCCCTCCGGCATCATGGTCGGCGCCTATCAGATGGAGACCGGGTCCGGCGAGATGTTCAATGTCGACGTTCCCGCCTTCGCCCTCGACAGCCCCTACACGCAGCGCAGCCTGCATTAG
- a CDS encoding GNAT family N-acetyltransferase, producing the protein MSITTRRARKDDAAALPAIERSAGEAFRPLPGLSWIADDDVMSADEHRRAIDEGTCWVAEDDHDGLIGFLSAQVCGRDLHIWEIAVRHDRQGKGCGRALIAQAVAYARAQSLATVTLTTFRDVPWNAPFYARLGFAMLAHGDLDARLAAILEREAAHGLAPKTRCAMRLPLAA; encoded by the coding sequence ATGAGCATCACGACCCGCCGTGCCAGGAAAGACGATGCGGCCGCCTTGCCCGCGATAGAACGCTCGGCCGGAGAGGCGTTCCGCCCTCTGCCGGGGCTCTCCTGGATCGCCGATGACGACGTCATGTCCGCGGACGAGCATCGCCGCGCCATCGACGAGGGCACATGCTGGGTTGCGGAGGACGACCATGACGGCCTTATCGGTTTCCTCAGCGCACAGGTCTGCGGACGCGACCTCCATATCTGGGAGATCGCCGTTCGCCATGACCGACAGGGGAAGGGCTGCGGACGCGCCCTGATCGCGCAGGCCGTCGCCTATGCCCGCGCGCAGTCGCTGGCCACCGTCACGCTGACCACCTTCCGCGACGTTCCCTGGAACGCTCCGTTCTATGCACGGCTCGGCTTCGCGATGCTTGCACATGGCGATCTCGACGCGCGTCTCGCCGCCATCCTCGAGCGCGAGGCGGCCCATGGGCTCGCCCCTAAAACGCGCTGCGCGATGAGGCTGCCGCTTGCGGCCTGA
- a CDS encoding dihydrodipicolinate synthase family protein, producing the protein MAAHRLSEDAKGVYIISATPFGDNGALDLDSADRLTDFYVETGVDGITILGMMGEAPKLSADEAVAFMKRVVARVRDTHPVVVGVSGAGLDNMARLAGTAMDAGAAGVMVAPMAGLSTEERIHAYYAQVFKALGEDTPVCYQDYPQTTGVHISVGCFTRLTRDFPQLVMLKHEDCPGLDKLTRVRAQAEAEGVRRVSVLVGNGGLYLPQELARGADGAMTGFAYPEMLVGVVGKHRDGERDAAEDLFDAYLPLVRHEQQPGFGLAVRKEILRRRGIIESAATRAPGPSLTPDDHKELDRLIARVERKSRELTDGS; encoded by the coding sequence ATGGCCGCACATCGCCTGAGCGAGGATGCGAAAGGCGTCTACATCATCTCCGCGACGCCCTTCGGCGATAATGGCGCGCTCGACCTCGACAGCGCGGACCGGCTCACCGACTTCTATGTGGAGACGGGCGTCGACGGCATCACGATCCTCGGCATGATGGGCGAGGCGCCGAAGCTCTCCGCCGACGAGGCGGTGGCCTTCATGAAACGCGTTGTCGCCCGCGTTCGCGACACCCATCCCGTGGTCGTCGGTGTCTCGGGCGCCGGCCTCGACAACATGGCGCGGCTTGCCGGAACCGCGATGGACGCCGGGGCCGCCGGCGTCATGGTCGCGCCCATGGCGGGGCTTTCGACGGAGGAGCGGATCCACGCCTATTACGCGCAGGTCTTCAAGGCGCTGGGCGAGGACACGCCCGTCTGCTATCAGGATTATCCGCAGACGACGGGTGTCCACATCTCGGTCGGCTGCTTCACCCGTCTGACGCGCGATTTCCCCCAGCTCGTCATGCTCAAGCACGAAGACTGCCCCGGCCTCGACAAGCTCACCCGCGTGCGTGCGCAGGCGGAGGCAGAGGGCGTGCGGCGCGTGTCGGTCCTGGTCGGCAATGGCGGCCTCTACCTGCCGCAGGAGCTCGCCCGCGGTGCCGATGGCGCGATGACGGGCTTCGCCTATCCGGAAATGCTCGTCGGCGTGGTGGGAAAGCACCGTGACGGCGAGCGCGATGCGGCGGAGGATCTGTTCGACGCCTATCTGCCTCTGGTGCGCCACGAGCAGCAGCCGGGCTTCGGGCTCGCCGTGCGCAAGGAGATCCTGCGCCGGCGCGGCATCATCGAGAGTGCGGCAACCCGGGCACCCGGGCCCTCGCTCACACCGGACGACCACAAGGAGCTCGACCGGCTCATCGCCCGCGTCGAGCGCAAGTCAAGGGAGCTCACCGATGGATCTTGA
- a CDS encoding 2'-deoxycytidine 5'-triphosphate deaminase — protein MTNATASGRRGILPAHEIRRLAEDGAIVAQTPFDADQIQPASLDLRLGSVAYRIRASFLPGPGATVAERVETLALHRMDLSEGAVLETGCVYLVPLQERLTLPQDLSALANPKSSTGRLDVFTRVIADTARAFDTVPEGYEGPLYAEISPRTFPVLVRPGSRLVQIRFRRGEPAYSDDTIARLHEREALVSTGTADIDNGLALSVDLTGTREGRPIGFRAKRHSALIDIDRKAALDVLDYWEPVWPRGDFILDPDEFYILASKEAVRVPPTHAAEMVPFNPLVGEFRVHYAGFFDPGFGHATGSGEGSRAVLEVRSHEVPFILEDGQTVGRLIYEELTDAPEEVYGAGIGSHYQRQGLKLSKHFRDYEP, from the coding sequence GTGACGAACGCAACAGCATCGGGCAGACGCGGCATCCTGCCGGCCCACGAGATCAGGCGGCTGGCGGAGGACGGCGCGATCGTCGCGCAAACGCCCTTCGACGCCGACCAGATCCAGCCGGCGAGCCTCGACCTCAGGCTGGGATCGGTCGCCTATCGCATCCGGGCGAGCTTCCTGCCGGGGCCGGGCGCCACGGTGGCCGAGCGCGTGGAGACGCTGGCGCTCCACAGGATGGACCTGTCCGAGGGCGCGGTGCTGGAGACGGGCTGCGTCTATCTCGTGCCCTTGCAGGAGCGCCTGACGCTGCCGCAGGACCTTTCCGCGCTCGCCAATCCGAAGAGCTCCACCGGCCGGCTCGACGTCTTCACCCGCGTCATCGCGGATACCGCGCGCGCCTTCGACACGGTGCCGGAGGGCTATGAGGGCCCGCTCTATGCAGAGATCTCGCCGCGCACCTTCCCCGTGCTTGTGCGGCCGGGCTCGCGCCTTGTCCAGATCCGCTTCCGCCGCGGCGAGCCCGCCTATTCCGACGACACGATCGCGCGCCTCCACGAGCGCGAGGCGCTGGTCTCCACCGGCACCGCCGACATCGACAACGGGCTCGCGCTCTCCGTCGACCTCACCGGCACGCGGGAGGGCCGGCCCATCGGCTTCCGCGCCAAACGCCATTCCGCCCTGATCGACATCGACCGCAAGGCCGCCCTTGATGTGCTCGACTACTGGGAGCCGGTCTGGCCGCGCGGCGACTTCATCCTCGATCCGGACGAGTTCTATATCCTCGCCTCCAAGGAGGCTGTCCGGGTGCCGCCGACCCATGCCGCGGAGATGGTGCCCTTCAACCCGCTGGTGGGCGAGTTCCGCGTCCACTATGCGGGCTTTTTCGATCCGGGCTTCGGCCATGCCACCGGCTCCGGCGAGGGCAGCCGCGCGGTGCTGGAGGTGCGCAGCCACGAGGTGCCCTTCATCCTGGAGGACGGCCAGACCGTCGGCCGGCTGATCTACGAGGAGCTGACCGACGCGCCCGAGGAGGTCTACGGCGCCGGCATCGGCTCCCACTACCAGCGCCAGGGCCTCAAGCTGTCGAAGCACTTCCGCGACTACGAACCCTGA
- a CDS encoding flavin reductase family protein, with the protein MFLDFRALRPRERYKLMTATVVPRPIAFVSTRSAGGHGNAAPFSFFNVFSEDPPLLVLGLEGRRDGGLKHTTENILRTGEFAVNLVDEALAEAMSVCAADWPGEVDEIEASGLTAAQAVEIDAPRIAEAPVSFECRRHVTLEFSARRHLVVGEILAMHARDGLIDPDTLRLDWAAYAPVGRLYANRYIRTHDVFTLDVPEPAGTG; encoded by the coding sequence ATGTTCCTCGATTTCCGCGCGCTGCGCCCCCGCGAGCGCTACAAGCTGATGACGGCGACGGTCGTGCCCCGGCCGATCGCCTTCGTCTCAACGCGCTCCGCCGGCGGCCACGGCAATGCCGCGCCCTTCTCCTTCTTCAACGTGTTCTCCGAGGACCCGCCGCTCCTCGTCCTGGGTCTCGAGGGCCGGCGCGACGGCGGGCTCAAGCACACGACGGAGAACATTCTCAGGACGGGCGAGTTCGCGGTCAATCTGGTGGACGAGGCCCTCGCGGAGGCGATGAGCGTGTGCGCCGCCGACTGGCCGGGCGAGGTGGACGAGATCGAGGCTTCCGGGCTCACCGCGGCACAGGCCGTCGAGATCGATGCCCCGCGCATCGCCGAGGCGCCGGTGAGCTTCGAATGCCGGCGCCATGTGACGCTGGAGTTCTCCGCGCGGCGCCATCTGGTGGTCGGCGAGATCCTCGCCATGCATGCCAGGGACGGGCTGATCGACCCCGACACGCTGCGCCTCGACTGGGCGGCCTATGCCCCGGTCGGGCGCCTCTATGCCAACCGATATATCCGCACGCACGACGTCTTCACACTCGACGTGCCCGAGCCGGCCGGGACCGGCTGA
- a CDS encoding LysR substrate-binding domain-containing protein, which yields MKIERKNDLSLRHLEVFGAVMRCQTMVGAAYELGVSQPAVSTTIKQLEAQLGFTLFERENRRLMPTEEARALYSEVEPVFMMMRSIEKRVRDLRDTSAGTLRIIATPPLANTVAPAALKRFLADRPGVSVTYDIRYLDSVIEAVEIGAADIGLLLGLEQHPAVTMTPIHECGMVCLLPPGHPLCEREVVTPADTVGHPLIGLYAESRLGALLRASFYTMGVPFTPVVEVRYCHSAAVLANAGIGIAIVDEFTADFTRTYEVRQRPFAPQTRVIASYLTRRDGPGSRLAEAFADELKAVLAEREATARANRDTAALSAPAFTLRTGEL from the coding sequence ATGAAGATCGAGCGCAAGAACGATCTGAGCCTGCGCCATCTGGAGGTCTTCGGCGCGGTGATGCGCTGCCAGACCATGGTCGGCGCGGCCTATGAGCTCGGCGTCTCGCAGCCGGCGGTCTCCACCACCATCAAGCAGCTCGAGGCCCAGCTCGGCTTCACGCTGTTCGAGCGCGAGAACCGCCGCCTCATGCCGACGGAGGAGGCGCGCGCGCTCTACAGCGAGGTCGAGCCGGTCTTCATGATGATGCGCTCCATCGAGAAGCGCGTGCGCGACCTGCGCGACACCAGCGCCGGCACGCTCAGGATCATCGCCACGCCGCCGCTCGCCAACACGGTCGCCCCCGCCGCGCTCAAGCGCTTTCTCGCCGACCGGCCGGGCGTCTCGGTGACCTACGATATCCGCTATCTCGATTCCGTCATCGAGGCGGTGGAGATCGGCGCGGCCGATATCGGCCTGCTGCTCGGGCTCGAGCAGCACCCGGCGGTGACCATGACGCCGATCCACGAATGCGGCATGGTGTGCCTCCTGCCGCCCGGCCATCCCCTGTGCGAGCGCGAGGTGGTCACGCCCGCCGACACGGTGGGCCATCCGCTCATCGGCCTCTATGCGGAATCGCGCCTCGGCGCGCTCCTGCGCGCGAGCTTCTACACGATGGGCGTGCCGTTCACCCCCGTGGTCGAGGTGCGCTACTGCCATTCCGCCGCGGTGCTCGCCAATGCCGGCATCGGCATCGCCATCGTCGACGAGTTCACCGCCGACTTCACCCGCACCTACGAGGTCCGCCAGCGCCCCTTCGCGCCCCAGACCCGCGTGATCGCCTCCTATCTCACCCGCCGCGACGGGCCGGGCTCGCGGCTTGCGGAGGCCTTCGCCGACGAGCTCAAGGCGGTGCTCGCCGAGCGCGAGGCCACCGCCCGCGCCAACCGGGACACCGCCGCCCTCTCCGCCCCGGCCTTCACATTGCGGACGGGCGAGCTGTAA
- a CDS encoding N-carbamoyl-D-amino-acid hydrolase, translating to MREVVVGGAQMGPIQKSDTREAVVERMIALMDRAHEAGCDLVVYPELTLTTFFPRWYMEDQREVDSWFEREMPNEATAPLFKRARDYGMAMSLGYAELTPDGHHFNTQILTDKTGAIVGKYRKVHLPGHDEFDPERSFQHLEKRYFEPGDLGFPVWRALGGIMGMCVCNDRRWPETYRVMGLQGVELVMLGYNTPSVNSQKGDEGPEKRLFHNRLVVQAGAYQNSTWVVAVAKAGVEDGHPLIGGSLIVNPDGEVVAEAKTEDDELIVHPCDLDACNFGKETIFDFARHRRIEHYGPITGQTGIVRPKE from the coding sequence ATGCGTGAAGTCGTGGTGGGCGGCGCCCAGATGGGGCCGATACAGAAGAGTGATACGCGCGAGGCGGTGGTGGAGCGCATGATCGCGCTCATGGACCGGGCGCACGAGGCGGGCTGCGATCTGGTGGTCTATCCGGAGCTCACGCTCACCACCTTCTTCCCGCGCTGGTACATGGAGGATCAGCGGGAAGTCGACAGCTGGTTCGAGCGCGAAATGCCGAACGAGGCGACCGCGCCGCTGTTCAAGCGCGCGCGCGACTACGGCATGGCCATGTCGCTCGGCTATGCCGAGCTCACCCCCGACGGCCATCATTTCAACACCCAGATCCTCACCGACAAGACCGGCGCGATTGTCGGCAAGTACCGCAAGGTGCACCTGCCCGGCCATGACGAGTTCGATCCCGAGCGCAGCTTCCAGCATCTGGAGAAGCGCTATTTCGAGCCGGGCGACCTGGGCTTCCCGGTCTGGCGCGCGCTCGGCGGCATCATGGGCATGTGCGTGTGCAACGACCGGCGCTGGCCGGAGACCTATCGCGTCATGGGGCTGCAGGGCGTGGAGCTCGTCATGCTCGGCTACAACACCCCGTCGGTGAATTCCCAGAAGGGCGACGAGGGCCCGGAGAAGCGGCTGTTCCACAACCGCCTCGTCGTGCAGGCCGGCGCCTACCAGAACTCCACATGGGTCGTCGCCGTCGCCAAGGCCGGCGTGGAGGACGGCCATCCGCTCATCGGCGGCAGCCTCATCGTCAATCCGGACGGCGAGGTGGTCGCGGAGGCGAAGACGGAGGACGACGAGCTGATCGTGCATCCTTGCGACCTCGACGCCTGCAACTTCGGCAAGGAGACAATCTTCGACTTCGCGCGTCATCGCCGGATCGAGCATTACGGCCCGATCACCGGCCAGACGGGCATTGTGCGCCCGAAGGAATAG
- the hydA gene encoding dihydropyrimidinase, with protein sequence MSDYDLVIANGLAATATDTFRADIGIRDGRIVAIAEELEGGARTIDATAKLVLPGGIESHCHIAQESASGIMTSDDYYTGSVSAAFGGNTTFIPFAAQHRGQTIADVLKTYDDRAAPKSVIDYSYHLIVSDPTEAVLKEELPAAFERGITSFKVFLTYDLLKVEDEQMLDILTVAREHGALTMVHAENNALIKWMSARLMDKDYSAPKYHAVSHPRAAEVEAINRGIALAGFVDAPLLIVHVSTEGGARAIADARREGLKIYGETCPQYLFLTSEDMDRPGAEGAKFCCSPPLRDTETQDVLWRYLQTGGLQLYSSDHAPYRYDETGKLVHSKDPTFKQVANGLPGIEMRAPLLFSEGVRTGRISLNQFVSLTATNAAKMFGLHPQKGTIAVGADADLAIWDPDETRTVTAGGLHDNMDYTPFEGLEVTGWPVTMISRGRVIVEGGELLADAGQGTFLKRAPHEPAGLSGRTPPELDPAQSFGAKIV encoded by the coding sequence ATGTCCGACTACGATCTCGTGATCGCCAACGGCCTCGCGGCGACGGCGACCGACACGTTCCGTGCCGATATCGGCATCCGCGACGGGCGCATCGTCGCCATCGCGGAGGAGCTTGAGGGCGGGGCGCGCACCATCGATGCCACGGCCAAGCTGGTGCTTCCCGGCGGCATCGAGTCCCACTGCCACATCGCGCAGGAATCCGCCTCCGGCATCATGACGTCGGACGACTACTACACAGGCTCCGTCTCCGCGGCCTTCGGCGGCAACACCACCTTCATCCCCTTCGCCGCCCAGCACCGCGGCCAGACCATCGCCGACGTGCTGAAAACCTACGACGACCGCGCCGCGCCGAAATCGGTCATCGACTACTCCTATCACCTGATCGTCTCCGACCCGACGGAGGCGGTGCTGAAGGAGGAGTTGCCGGCGGCGTTCGAGCGCGGCATCACCTCCTTCAAGGTGTTCCTCACCTACGACCTCCTGAAGGTCGAGGACGAGCAGATGCTCGACATCCTGACCGTGGCGCGCGAGCACGGCGCGCTCACCATGGTGCATGCGGAGAACAACGCGCTGATCAAGTGGATGAGCGCGCGCCTCATGGACAAGGACTATTCGGCGCCGAAATACCACGCGGTCAGCCATCCGCGCGCGGCGGAGGTCGAGGCGATCAATCGCGGCATCGCGCTGGCGGGCTTCGTCGACGCGCCGCTGCTCATCGTCCATGTCTCCACCGAGGGCGGTGCGCGCGCCATTGCCGATGCCCGCCGCGAGGGTCTGAAGATCTATGGCGAGACCTGCCCGCAATATCTCTTCCTCACGAGCGAGGACATGGACCGGCCCGGCGCGGAAGGCGCGAAGTTCTGCTGCAGCCCCCCTTTGCGCGATACCGAGACGCAGGACGTGCTCTGGCGCTATCTCCAGACCGGCGGGCTCCAGCTCTATTCCTCCGACCACGCGCCCTATCGCTATGACGAGACCGGCAAGCTCGTCCATTCCAAGGACCCCACCTTCAAGCAGGTGGCCAACGGCCTGCCGGGCATCGAGATGCGCGCGCCGCTCCTGTTTTCGGAAGGCGTGCGCACGGGCCGCATCTCGCTCAACCAGTTCGTCTCGCTGACCGCGACGAACGCGGCGAAGATGTTCGGCCTTCATCCGCAGAAGGGCACCATCGCCGTCGGCGCGGATGCCGATCTCGCCATCTGGGACCCCGACGAGACCCGCACCGTGACCGCCGGCGGGCTTCATGACAATATGGACTACACGCCCTTCGAGGGCCTGGAGGTGACCGGATGGCCGGTGACGATGATCTCGCGTGGCCGGGTCATCGTCGAGGGCGGCGAGCTCCTGGCGGACGCTGGGCAGGGCACGTTCCTGAAGCGCGCGCCGCACGAGCCGGCGGGCCTTTCCGGCCGCACGCCCCCGGAGCTCGACCCGGCGCAGTCCTTCGGGGCGAAGATAGTCTGA
- a CDS encoding SDR family oxidoreductase yields MDLELTGKRALVLASSQGLGGGIAAALAAEGAHVVISGRSEAKLAAAAKAMTEKGPGRADYVVCDLSAPNAAKDLHDAAMDKLGGIDILVNNTGGPPPGTATQPTPDQWRAQFETMVLSVMEITNLCLPGMRERKWGRVLTVASSGVVQPIPTLAMSNTLRSALVGWSKTLSIEVGADNVTVNMLLPGRIHTERVDQLDEAAAKRQDKPIEDVRAASRATIPMGRYGTVEEFAATAAFLVSGPASYVTGTLVRCDGGATKGI; encoded by the coding sequence ATGGATCTTGAACTGACAGGCAAGCGCGCCCTCGTGCTCGCCTCCAGCCAGGGGCTGGGCGGCGGCATCGCCGCGGCGCTCGCCGCGGAGGGCGCGCATGTCGTGATCTCCGGGCGCAGCGAGGCCAAGCTCGCCGCCGCCGCGAAGGCCATGACGGAGAAGGGCCCCGGCCGCGCCGACTACGTCGTGTGCGACCTCTCCGCGCCGAACGCGGCGAAGGACCTCCACGACGCGGCCATGGACAAGCTCGGCGGCATCGACATCCTGGTCAACAATACGGGCGGCCCGCCCCCCGGCACCGCCACCCAGCCCACGCCCGACCAGTGGCGCGCCCAGTTCGAGACCATGGTGCTGAGCGTCATGGAGATCACCAATCTGTGCCTGCCGGGCATGCGCGAGCGCAAATGGGGCCGGGTGCTGACGGTGGCCTCGTCCGGCGTCGTCCAGCCGATCCCGACGCTTGCCATGTCGAACACGCTGCGCTCCGCGCTCGTCGGCTGGAGCAAGACCCTCTCCATCGAGGTCGGCGCCGACAATGTCACGGTGAACATGCTGCTTCCGGGCCGCATCCACACCGAGCGCGTCGACCAACTCGACGAGGCCGCGGCCAAGCGCCAGGACAAGCCCATCGAGGATGTCCGCGCCGCGTCGCGCGCGACCATCCCCATGGGCCGCTACGGCACGGTGGAGGAGTTCGCCGCCACCGCCGCCTTCCTGGTGAGCGGACCGGCGAGCTACGTCACCGGCACGCTGGTGCGCTGCGACGGCGGGGCGACCAAGGGGATCTGA